From the genome of Kaistella daneshvariae, one region includes:
- the tamL gene encoding translocation and assembly module lipoprotein TamL, with product MGRKHLAKYFQKYYLFTASAMTVLFLYACSTTKKVPDGDYLLVKNKYIFEDGKIFKDEISSHVSQKPNKKQLFLFPVGLWMYNAANPKYDSILTEYMTYPAEARDQDLRDSLFIKYNHPEYVGKSLFFERFLHNIGQPPVILDQGKTEESANSIRKYLVYRGYWDTDVKFSHDLDSAAKKAKVNYLITHRDPTYISDYYYNIPDPAIKNVYEQNLEKTLVRGNKILDQEVLEQEVKRINDLMKSVGYYKFNNSNEEIYFTADTLQSRKNVPLTMDIHKDSTDSPYKLTTIGDIKVHVLEKVADTVDTEKDSLLGINFYKLDNQYKTMSLWRPIILKKGEIYDQKNLDLTKRNIASMNNFSIIKYDEILRKENDSVLDVSYYLAPLPKFDLKIATDINYSQILNFGISPSVDFTTRNIFGGAENLTTSVSGIFGSVVSPKKNDKRALAYEVSAQAALNVPRLLMPFKTWKLIPKRYSPTSSVILGASVQDNIGLGRVGFNAGLNYFANVNDIVSHRLSIFNTQLSFTRNKERYYDYFPRDAEVRNEIFQLYSPQLYNDFIEGRISSDQLSSTIVEDAAFQSGLTEDQMNDFNTFRQSLINKDRQTQNILISSMIYNFIYNEIGKKDRHNPFYVNAKFEVAGNALGLFTRKPQEDGVLAEPTKKAFNIPFSQFVKFDFDVRKYFTFFNDKHTLALRQFIGVGIPYGNSDTMPFVRSYFNGGSNDIRAWRVFGGLGPADSQLDKKVRAYIMDNVKLTTNVEYRMPFTEMFEGAAFVDAGNIWSLKDNGFGDAFKFNKFLSQMGVGTGVGVRINVAYITLRLDAAYKVYDPNRPVGDRWVINKWQPLKPVLNFAFGYPF from the coding sequence TATTACTTATTTACCGCATCTGCAATGACCGTGCTTTTTTTATATGCGTGCAGCACCACGAAAAAAGTACCCGACGGCGATTATCTTTTGGTAAAAAACAAATACATCTTTGAAGACGGCAAAATTTTTAAAGATGAAATTTCATCACACGTCAGCCAAAAACCCAACAAAAAGCAGCTTTTTCTTTTTCCTGTAGGTTTGTGGATGTATAACGCGGCCAACCCGAAATATGATTCCATTCTTACCGAATATATGACCTACCCCGCGGAAGCGCGCGACCAGGATCTTCGGGACTCGCTTTTCATCAAATACAATCATCCGGAATACGTAGGTAAAAGTCTCTTTTTTGAAAGATTTCTGCACAATATTGGCCAGCCTCCCGTGATTTTAGATCAGGGGAAAACTGAAGAAAGTGCCAACTCGATCCGGAAATATCTGGTGTACCGCGGCTATTGGGACACCGATGTGAAATTCAGCCACGATTTGGATTCGGCGGCGAAAAAAGCAAAGGTTAACTATCTCATCACGCATCGTGATCCCACTTACATCAGCGATTATTATTACAACATTCCCGATCCGGCCATAAAAAATGTATACGAACAAAATCTGGAAAAAACCCTAGTTCGCGGTAATAAAATTTTAGATCAGGAGGTGCTGGAACAGGAGGTGAAGCGCATAAATGATTTAATGAAAAGCGTTGGGTACTATAAATTCAATAATTCCAACGAGGAAATTTATTTTACCGCAGACACGCTGCAAAGCCGCAAGAATGTGCCGCTCACAATGGATATTCACAAAGACAGCACCGATTCTCCGTACAAGCTTACAACCATCGGTGACATTAAAGTACACGTTCTGGAAAAAGTCGCAGACACGGTTGATACTGAAAAAGATTCGCTTTTAGGCATCAACTTTTACAAACTGGATAATCAGTACAAAACCATGTCTTTGTGGCGACCGATAATTCTGAAAAAAGGCGAGATTTATGACCAAAAAAATCTGGATCTTACCAAAAGAAATATCGCATCCATGAACAATTTCAGCATTATTAAATATGATGAAATTTTGCGGAAGGAAAACGACAGCGTTTTAGACGTCAGTTATTACCTCGCACCGCTACCTAAGTTCGATTTAAAAATCGCCACCGACATCAATTATTCTCAGATTTTAAATTTCGGTATTTCGCCATCTGTGGATTTTACGACTAGAAATATTTTTGGCGGTGCAGAAAACCTTACAACCAGTGTTTCCGGTATTTTTGGTTCAGTGGTAAGCCCGAAAAAAAATGACAAGCGCGCTTTAGCCTACGAAGTTTCAGCGCAGGCTGCGTTAAATGTTCCGCGTTTACTGATGCCTTTTAAAACCTGGAAGCTTATTCCCAAGCGGTACTCTCCTACTTCATCCGTAATTTTGGGCGCCAGCGTTCAGGATAATATCGGTTTGGGCAGAGTTGGCTTCAATGCAGGCTTGAATTATTTTGCAAATGTAAACGATATCGTTTCTCATCGGCTTTCCATTTTCAACACCCAATTAAGTTTCACCCGAAATAAGGAGCGTTATTACGATTATTTTCCCCGCGATGCTGAAGTGAGAAATGAAATTTTCCAGCTTTATTCGCCGCAGCTCTATAATGATTTTATCGAAGGACGAATTTCTTCCGACCAGCTTTCTTCCACCATTGTGGAGGACGCAGCATTTCAAAGTGGCCTCACCGAAGATCAGATGAACGATTTCAATACATTCCGACAATCGTTGATTAATAAAGACCGCCAAACCCAGAATATTTTAATCTCCTCGATGATTTATAATTTCATTTATAATGAAATCGGGAAAAAAGACCGCCACAACCCTTTTTACGTCAATGCGAAATTTGAAGTGGCCGGAAATGCGCTCGGGCTTTTTACCAGAAAACCTCAGGAAGATGGCGTTTTAGCAGAACCCACCAAAAAAGCCTTTAATATTCCGTTTTCACAGTTTGTGAAGTTTGATTTTGATGTTCGAAAGTATTTCACCTTTTTTAATGATAAACATACACTCGCACTTCGCCAGTTTATCGGCGTTGGAATTCCATACGGAAATTCTGATACGATGCCATTTGTGCGTTCTTATTTTAATGGGGGTTCCAATGACATCCGTGCGTGGCGGGTTTTCGGAGGTTTAGGTCCTGCGGATTCTCAACTCGATAAAAAAGTGCGCGCTTATATCATGGACAATGTAAAACTGACGACAAATGTGGAATACCGGATGCCGTTTACTGAAATGTTTGAAGGCGCAGCCTTTGTAGATGCCGGCAACATCTGGAGTTTAAAAGATAACGGATTCGGCGACGCATTCAAGTTCAATAAATTTCTCTCACAGATGGGCGTCGGAACCGGAGTTGGCGTCCGCATCAATGTCGCGTACATTACGCTTCGTTTGGACGCAGCATATAAAGTGTACGATCCCAACCGACCGGTGGGCGACCGCTGGGTCATCAACAAATGGCAACCGCTGAAACCGGTGCTGAACTTTGCCTTCGGTTATCCGTTCTAA
- a CDS encoding DNA gyrase/topoisomerase IV subunit A — protein MEENNTHHEETLRKVSGLYQDWFLDYASYVILDRAIPSIFDGFKPVQRRIMHSMRELEDGRYNKVANIVGNTMKYHPHGDASITDAMVQLGQKELLIDTQGNWGNIYTGDSAAAARYIEARLTPFALEVVFNAKTTHWAKSYDGRNNEPVDLPVKFPLLLAQGVEGIGVGLSTKIMPHNFNELIEASIAYLKGKKFQIFPDFLTAGMLDVSSYNDGERGGKIRARARIIQKDKNTLCITELPFGKNTGDLIDSIIKANERGKIKIKKIEDNTSDKVEINIHLNNDASPDRTIDALYAFTDCEISISPNACVIVGDKPMFLTVSEILRQNTDHTVSLLKRELEIELHELQENWHFSSLERIFIENRIYYDIEEVKTWEEVLTTIDNSLKPHTAHLLREVTTEDIVRLTEIRIKRISRFDLDKFKENILALEGKIEQVKYDLEHLIPYSIAYYTNILKKYGKGKERKTELRIFDTIDATKVAVANEKFYVNREEGFVGTSLRKDEYLFDCSDIDDIITFQKDGTMKVVKVEAKTFIGKNIEHVAVWKKNDKRTVYNMIYRESKDGPYYMKRFSVTGVTRNTDYKLASDKKGAEMLYFSANPNGEAEKVSVILKSNARVRKNKIDIDFSDLAIKGRDSKGNLVTKYPVKKVDLKEEGHSTLAPRKIWFDETVRRLNADARGTLLGTFKGDDKILTINAEGDAKLVSFDLSNRFDGEYLVFEKWKPEQAITCIYFDGEKQIYFIKRFLLENTLNVQHFMPSEHPKSFIENIIVSDNATAEIIFAKDKGKEREPEVVNIDQFISIKGIKAQGNQFIKDKVKTINITVPEVVEEENEHFDVVESTEGHISFIDEDVKDEDFPEEGTIGDLFDFPE, from the coding sequence ATGGAAGAAAACAACACGCACCACGAAGAAACCCTACGCAAAGTCAGTGGTTTATATCAGGATTGGTTCTTAGATTATGCTTCTTACGTAATTTTAGACCGCGCGATTCCCTCAATTTTTGATGGTTTCAAGCCGGTGCAGCGCCGTATCATGCATTCCATGCGCGAGCTGGAAGATGGGCGGTATAACAAAGTTGCCAATATTGTTGGGAACACCATGAAATACCATCCGCACGGTGATGCGTCCATTACCGATGCCATGGTGCAGTTGGGCCAGAAAGAACTTCTGATTGATACCCAGGGAAACTGGGGAAATATTTATACCGGCGATTCCGCGGCGGCGGCACGATATATTGAAGCACGCTTGACACCTTTTGCTTTGGAAGTTGTTTTCAACGCAAAAACGACGCATTGGGCAAAATCCTACGATGGACGAAATAATGAGCCCGTAGATTTACCGGTAAAATTCCCACTGCTTTTGGCGCAGGGTGTCGAAGGTATTGGCGTAGGCTTGTCCACCAAGATAATGCCGCACAATTTCAATGAACTCATCGAAGCTTCAATTGCGTATTTAAAAGGCAAAAAATTCCAGATTTTCCCCGATTTTTTAACCGCCGGAATGCTGGATGTATCCAGCTACAATGATGGTGAGCGTGGCGGTAAGATCCGTGCGAGAGCCAGAATCATTCAGAAAGATAAAAATACGCTATGCATAACTGAACTGCCTTTTGGTAAAAATACGGGTGATCTCATCGATTCCATCATCAAAGCAAATGAGCGCGGCAAAATTAAAATCAAAAAAATTGAGGATAATACCTCGGATAAAGTTGAAATAAATATTCATCTGAACAATGATGCTTCGCCGGATCGCACCATTGATGCTTTGTATGCTTTCACCGATTGCGAAATTTCTATTTCACCAAACGCCTGCGTTATTGTAGGTGATAAACCGATGTTTCTTACGGTTTCTGAAATACTTCGTCAAAACACCGATCACACCGTTTCATTGCTGAAAAGAGAGCTTGAAATTGAGTTGCACGAACTTCAGGAGAACTGGCACTTTTCGTCGCTTGAAAGAATTTTTATCGAAAACCGGATTTATTACGACATTGAAGAAGTGAAAACCTGGGAAGAAGTTCTGACCACAATCGACAACAGTTTAAAACCGCACACCGCGCACCTTTTGCGCGAAGTTACCACAGAAGATATCGTTCGTCTGACGGAAATTAGAATTAAAAGAATTTCGCGTTTTGACCTCGATAAATTTAAAGAAAACATTCTGGCGCTCGAAGGAAAAATAGAGCAGGTAAAATATGATCTGGAACATTTAATTCCATATTCCATCGCGTATTACACCAATATTTTGAAGAAATACGGCAAAGGAAAAGAGCGGAAAACTGAACTCAGAATTTTCGATACCATCGACGCGACAAAAGTTGCGGTAGCGAACGAAAAGTTCTACGTAAACCGTGAAGAAGGATTTGTAGGAACTTCGCTAAGAAAAGATGAATATCTTTTCGATTGTTCAGACATTGATGACATTATCACTTTCCAGAAAGACGGAACGATGAAAGTGGTGAAAGTGGAAGCGAAAACTTTTATCGGAAAAAATATTGAACACGTTGCGGTTTGGAAGAAAAACGACAAGCGCACGGTGTACAATATGATTTACCGCGAAAGCAAAGACGGCCCGTACTACATGAAAAGATTTTCGGTGACGGGTGTTACGCGAAACACTGATTACAAATTGGCGTCCGATAAAAAAGGCGCTGAAATGCTTTATTTTTCAGCAAATCCGAATGGTGAAGCGGAAAAAGTAAGCGTAATTTTAAAATCAAATGCGAGAGTTCGGAAAAATAAAATTGATATTGATTTTTCTGATTTAGCCATTAAAGGTCGTGATTCAAAAGGAAATTTGGTTACGAAATATCCGGTTAAAAAAGTAGATTTAAAGGAGGAAGGTCATTCGACTTTAGCGCCGCGTAAAATTTGGTTTGATGAAACCGTGCGCCGCTTAAATGCAGACGCGCGCGGAACTTTGCTGGGAACTTTTAAAGGTGATGATAAGATTTTAACCATCAATGCCGAAGGTGATGCTAAACTTGTGAGTTTTGATTTAAGCAACCGTTTCGATGGTGAATATCTCGTCTTCGAAAAATGGAAACCAGAACAGGCGATTACCTGTATATATTTTGACGGCGAAAAGCAAATTTATTTTATCAAAAGATTCTTGTTGGAAAACACTTTGAATGTTCAGCATTTTATGCCTTCAGAGCACCCAAAATCTTTTATCGAAAATATCATCGTTTCGGACAATGCGACAGCGGAGATTATTTTTGCTAAAGATAAAGGCAAGGAGCGTGAGCCGGAAGTCGTGAATATCGACCAGTTTATCTCAATTAAAGGAATTAAAGCACAGGGCAACCAGTTTATAAAAGATAAGGTGAAAACCATCAACATTACAGTTCCTGAAGTGGTAGAGGAAGAAAATGAACATTTTGATGTGGTGGAATCTACCGAAGGTCATATCAGTTTTATCGATGAAGATGTGAAAGACGAAGATTTTCCGGAGGAAGGAACCATTGGTGATCTCTTCGATTTTCCGGAGTAA
- a CDS encoding DNA topoisomerase IV subunit B, with translation MSENTTVNYSEDNIRTLDWQEHIRIRPGMYIGKLGDGSSADDGIYILLKEIIDNSIDEFVMKAGKRIEIKIDEGKATIRDYGRGIPLGKVVDAVSKMNTGGKYDSKAFKKSVGLNGVGTKAVNALSEYFRVTSVRDGRAKVAEFSKGLITEDFAEKESSDRNGTEITFIPDSTIFTHFKFRKEYIEKMLKNYCYLNPGLKIIFNGETYFSENGLRDLLQEEIEGEILYPIVHLKDEDIEVAITHSDKSQSETYFSFVNGQNTTQGGTHLNAFREAYVKTIREFFNKNFEAADIRKSIIAAVSIKVIEPVFESQTKTKLGSNEMEPGKETVRTFILNFLKNKLDNYLHQNSEIAEAIHRKIIISERERKELSGIQKLARERAKKVSLHNKKLRDCRQHYNDQKALRKAETMIFITEGDSASGSITKSRDVETQAVFSLKGKPLNCYGLTKRVVYENEEFNLLQAALNIEDSLEDLRFNHVIIATDADVDGMHIRLLMITFFLQFFPDLIRNGHLYILQTPLFRVRNKKETRYCYSEIERLKALDELGKNPEITRFKGLGEISPDEFKHFIGKDIRLEPVVLGKDQTIDQILEFYMGKNTPDRQQFILKNLVVESPDIDKKEIIAEAEV, from the coding sequence ATGAGCGAAAATACGACAGTAAACTACTCCGAAGACAATATCAGAACCCTCGATTGGCAGGAACATATCCGGATTCGTCCGGGAATGTACATCGGCAAATTGGGCGACGGTTCTTCCGCTGACGACGGAATTTATATTTTGCTCAAAGAAATCATCGATAACTCCATCGATGAATTTGTGATGAAAGCCGGGAAACGCATCGAAATTAAAATCGATGAAGGCAAAGCCACCATTCGTGATTACGGCCGCGGAATCCCTTTAGGTAAAGTTGTTGACGCCGTTTCTAAAATGAATACCGGCGGGAAATACGATTCAAAAGCGTTTAAAAAATCTGTTGGATTAAACGGTGTTGGTACGAAAGCGGTCAATGCGCTTTCCGAATATTTCCGCGTGACATCGGTGCGCGACGGGCGAGCCAAAGTTGCAGAGTTTTCCAAAGGTTTAATTACCGAAGATTTCGCGGAAAAAGAATCTTCGGACCGAAACGGAACTGAAATTACCTTCATTCCGGATTCCACCATATTTACGCATTTTAAATTCCGGAAGGAATACATCGAAAAAATGCTGAAAAATTATTGTTACCTGAATCCGGGTTTAAAAATAATTTTCAACGGTGAAACCTATTTTTCAGAAAATGGCTTACGCGATTTGCTTCAGGAAGAAATTGAAGGTGAAATTCTTTATCCGATTGTTCATCTGAAAGATGAAGATATTGAAGTGGCGATTACGCATTCCGATAAATCGCAGTCGGAAACCTATTTTTCTTTTGTTAACGGACAAAATACCACGCAAGGTGGAACGCATTTGAATGCTTTTCGTGAAGCATATGTGAAAACCATCCGCGAATTTTTCAATAAAAACTTCGAAGCTGCTGATATCCGAAAATCGATTATTGCAGCGGTTTCCATCAAAGTCATCGAGCCGGTTTTTGAGTCGCAGACTAAGACCAAATTGGGTTCCAACGAAATGGAGCCGGGAAAAGAAACGGTTCGGACTTTTATTTTAAATTTCTTAAAGAACAAACTCGATAATTATCTTCACCAGAATTCGGAGATTGCGGAAGCGATTCACAGGAAAATCATTATTTCAGAAAGGGAAAGAAAGGAACTTTCCGGAATCCAAAAATTAGCCCGGGAAAGGGCGAAAAAAGTTTCGCTTCACAATAAAAAACTGCGCGACTGCCGCCAACATTACAACGACCAGAAAGCTTTGCGAAAAGCGGAAACCATGATTTTCATAACCGAAGGTGATTCGGCTTCCGGTTCCATTACGAAATCGCGCGATGTGGAAACGCAGGCGGTTTTTTCGCTGAAAGGAAAACCTTTGAACTGCTACGGACTCACGAAAAGAGTGGTGTATGAGAATGAGGAATTCAACCTTTTGCAGGCAGCGCTGAATATTGAAGATTCACTGGAAGATTTGCGTTTCAACCACGTCATAATCGCTACAGATGCTGATGTGGACGGAATGCACATTCGTCTTTTAATGATTACATTTTTCTTGCAGTTCTTCCCAGATCTAATCCGGAATGGTCACCTTTATATTTTGCAGACGCCGCTTTTCCGCGTGCGAAATAAAAAGGAAACACGCTATTGTTATTCGGAAATCGAGCGTTTAAAAGCTTTAGATGAATTGGGAAAAAACCCCGAAATAACCCGATTTAAAGGCTTGGGTGAAATTTCTCCGGATGAATTCAAGCATTTTATTGGAAAAGATATTAGGTTAGAACCGGTGGTTTTAGGAAAAGACCAGACCATCGACCAGATTTTGGAGTTTTATATGGGAAAAAACACGCCGGACCGTCAGCAGTTCATTCTGAAGAATTTGGTGGTGGAAAGTCCCGACATCGATAAAAAAGAAATTATTGCAGAAGCAGAAGTATAA
- a CDS encoding NADPH-dependent FMN reductase translates to MNHKKVAVIVGSLRKESFNRKVAKEMIRLAPEGLELRIVEIKDLTFFSEDIENSPPQTWTDFKNQIQNCDAVLFVSPEYNRTIPGVLKNAMEIGGRPPKQNSWKGKPGAVVTVSPGAIGGMGSNQTIRIAAANLHLSMMTQPEAFIGTIKDKLLEDGVTVNEKTEQFLITFLEAFKTWIEKF, encoded by the coding sequence ATGAATCACAAAAAAGTAGCAGTTATAGTCGGCAGTTTGCGTAAAGAATCTTTTAACCGGAAAGTCGCGAAGGAAATGATTCGCCTTGCCCCGGAAGGCTTGGAACTTCGAATTGTTGAAATTAAAGATCTTACCTTTTTCAGCGAAGATATTGAAAACAGCCCGCCACAAACCTGGACCGATTTTAAAAATCAAATACAAAACTGCGATGCGGTGTTATTTGTGTCGCCGGAATACAACCGCACCATTCCCGGCGTGCTGAAAAACGCTATGGAAATCGGCGGAAGACCGCCAAAGCAAAACTCTTGGAAAGGGAAGCCCGGCGCTGTAGTCACGGTTTCTCCCGGCGCTATTGGCGGCATGGGCAGCAATCAAACCATCCGAATTGCGGCTGCAAACCTCCATCTTTCGATGATGACGCAACCTGAAGCATTTATCGGAACGATAAAAGATAAATTGCTGGAAGATGGCGTTACCGTAAATGAAAAAACCGAACAGTTTCTGATTACTTTTTTAGAAGCTTTCAAAACCTGGATTGAAAAATTTTAG
- the ychF gene encoding redox-regulated ATPase YchF, translated as MKCGIVGLPNVGKSTLFNCLSNAKAQSANYPFCTIEPNLGTVSVPDERLFVLEKLVKPERVLPAVVEIVDIAGLVKGASKGEGLGNKFLANIRECEAIIHVLRCFEDGNIVHVEGTVDPLRDKEIIDIELQLKDIETLAKAVEKAKKFIKSGKKDDVMTYETLLNLQKFVEEGKNAREFPTDDFSASIIADVQLLTNKPVLYVCNVDENSIKNGNPWIGKIEEMAAKEGAEVVVLAAQIEADINELDTFEEREMFLDELGLTEPGVNRLIRKAYDLLKLQTYFTAGVKEVRAWTIGKGWTAPQAAGVIHTDFEKGFIRAEVIKYEDFVKFGSEAKVKEAGKLSVEGKEYIVQDGDMMNFRFNV; from the coding sequence ATGAAATGTGGAATTGTAGGTTTGCCAAATGTCGGTAAATCAACCCTTTTTAACTGTTTAAGCAACGCCAAAGCGCAATCTGCGAATTATCCGTTTTGCACCATCGAACCAAATTTAGGAACGGTTTCTGTGCCGGATGAACGATTATTTGTGCTGGAAAAACTCGTGAAACCCGAAAGAGTTTTGCCTGCCGTTGTGGAAATCGTAGATATCGCAGGTTTGGTGAAAGGCGCGAGCAAAGGTGAAGGTTTGGGAAATAAATTCCTGGCCAATATCCGCGAGTGTGAAGCGATTATTCACGTTCTAAGATGTTTCGAAGACGGAAATATCGTGCACGTAGAAGGAACTGTAGATCCGCTTCGTGATAAAGAAATCATCGATATTGAGCTTCAATTGAAAGACATTGAAACTTTAGCTAAAGCCGTGGAAAAAGCAAAAAAGTTCATCAAATCAGGTAAAAAAGATGATGTGATGACTTATGAAACTTTGCTGAATCTGCAGAAATTTGTGGAAGAAGGGAAAAATGCGCGCGAATTTCCAACCGATGATTTTTCTGCTTCCATCATTGCTGATGTTCAGCTTTTAACCAATAAACCGGTGCTTTATGTTTGTAATGTGGATGAAAATTCCATTAAAAACGGCAATCCATGGATTGGAAAAATCGAGGAGATGGCGGCTAAAGAAGGCGCTGAAGTAGTGGTTTTAGCGGCGCAAATTGAAGCTGACATCAACGAACTGGATACTTTCGAGGAAAGAGAAATGTTTTTAGATGAACTTGGTTTAACTGAACCTGGTGTAAACCGATTGATTCGCAAAGCTTACGATTTGCTGAAATTACAAACTTATTTCACCGCTGGCGTTAAAGAAGTGCGCGCCTGGACCATCGGAAAAGGGTGGACTGCACCACAAGCTGCGGGCGTTATTCATACTGATTTCGAAAAAGGATTTATCCGCGCGGAAGTTATTAAATATGAAGATTTTGTAAAATTCGGTTCGGAAGCGAAAGTAAAAGAAGCCGGAAAACTTTCCGTGGAAGGTAAGGAATACATCGTGCAGGACGGTGATATGATGAATTTCAGATTTAACGTGTAA
- a CDS encoding ferritin, translated as MDTKRLSATLEEALSRQMNVELYQSHTYLSYGIWANDKGYGGISNFLFRHSQEEREHAIKFMQYILNRGGKPTVLALAEAPQDPGNMTDCFNKVFQHEVENTEKIYNLVDMAMAEKDWATWNFLQWFVKEQIEEETLAMDLIDKLKIAGGDRASDESLFTLDKVLGEMPDDAELARDATSENP; from the coding sequence ATGGACACGAAAAGACTTTCTGCAACGCTGGAAGAAGCGCTAAGCCGACAAATGAATGTGGAACTTTACCAATCGCACACCTATTTATCCTATGGAATTTGGGCTAATGACAAAGGTTATGGTGGAATTTCCAATTTTCTCTTCCGCCATTCGCAAGAAGAGCGCGAGCACGCCATAAAATTCATGCAGTACATCCTGAACCGCGGCGGAAAACCAACCGTTTTAGCTTTAGCTGAAGCGCCACAGGATCCCGGAAATATGACGGATTGTTTCAATAAAGTTTTTCAGCACGAAGTTGAAAATACCGAAAAAATCTACAATTTGGTCGATATGGCGATGGCGGAAAAAGACTGGGCAACCTGGAATTTCTTGCAATGGTTTGTGAAAGAACAGATTGAAGAAGAAACTTTGGCGATGGATTTAATCGATAAACTGAAAATCGCCGGTGGCGACCGCGCTAGTGACGAATCGTTATTTACTTTAGATAAAGTTCTGGGCGAAATGCCCGACGATGCGGAGCTGGCGCGTGATGCCACATCGGAAAATCCATAA
- a CDS encoding BlaI/MecI/CopY family transcriptional regulator — MKISQLTKAEEQVMQYLWDLKKAFLKDVLEQFPEPKPHTNTVSTILKVLKEKDFVDYEVFGRQHQYFPLISKEKYSGKSMKSLVKNYFEGSYTNAVSFLVEKNEMSVEDLEMLLNELKNKN; from the coding sequence ATGAAAATTTCGCAGTTAACGAAAGCCGAAGAGCAGGTGATGCAATATTTATGGGATTTGAAAAAAGCTTTTCTGAAAGATGTTTTAGAGCAATTTCCGGAACCAAAACCGCACACCAATACCGTTTCTACGATTTTGAAAGTTTTAAAAGAAAAAGATTTTGTTGATTACGAAGTTTTTGGGCGACAGCACCAATATTTTCCGCTTATTTCCAAAGAAAAATACAGCGGAAAATCGATGAAAAGTTTGGTTAAAAATTATTTTGAAGGTTCTTACACCAACGCCGTTTCGTTTCTAGTTGAAAAAAATGAGATGAGCGTGGAAGATCTGGAAATGCTCCTGAACGAACTCAAAAACAAAAACTGA